The sequence below is a genomic window from Ipomoea triloba cultivar NCNSP0323 chromosome 10, ASM357664v1.
AAATTACCTGTCACACCAAGGATACTACGGATCTGTATAGGATCATAACGTGAGGATAAGACACAAAAACCCTACAAATCAATTGATAATATATGAGGAAATTTCTGGGCCAGcttgtgaagaaagaaaaaagggagGACTTTATAATAATTTGGTCAAAATTGTACGAGGAAGCGTGGAACTACGGACTTATCAAGGGAAAGGATTATTgggtgaaaaaaaaatacttaaataattcATCGTTAAGTCATTTCGAGCATGTTTGGAAACTcgaaaaataactttcaaaaattatttatattttttatagagtttttttttttgtttgacaaCACTTTTTTGTAGagctaatttataaaataatcttCCGGCTATGACATTTTCTCAAATTAGTCttatgacttttaattgcaccaagCTGGTCCTTAGACTATTGAAATTTAGGTCATATTAATCTTCCGTTCGCATTGGCATCAAGTTGGCATTCAAATAGATGGCAAAACATAAAATTCAACTCATCTGTCCTATTTTAATCCTATAATGATTTCATTTTATCGAAACTTGTTAGTAAAATTAAGTATTTCTCCCATAGAAATACTTCTTAAGTCATTGATATAGTAAATACGCGGTAGCGTAAGGTGTAGCGTACAGCGATACAGTAAAAAATACTTTATTGATTACGAGTCGGATAACTTATATCCTAAGTGTTGCCCACTCAACGTGACAGTGGATCAGAGATTCCTGAGCTAAATGGCTATTTAAGAGTAAACCGCCAAAAGTTCCCCTCCTGTTATTAAATACGATATTTATAGGGCGTTAGGGGACAAGTGCCAGTCCCGTAGCATGATGACTGCGTGGCAGACATACACCGGGCTAGAAGTCGGCTATATGCCCGCAAGCCAAGTGTCACGAGGCTAAAAGCTAGGGGTCTGGTAAGCAGATTCGAAGGTTGATGATCGGTCCATTAAGGATTGTCGCCTGCATTGAGCCATGCCAGTCTTTTCTACGATATCGAGTCCGATTACCGTTGACTGGATAGACCGGTTAACGGAAGTCGGTAAACGGCCTTGACCGGAGAATAATCATTATCAGTCATGTAATGAACATGTTGattttctaataaaaattaGGTATAACTCAATAACCAAATATAccattttttctaataaaaataaatagtattaaaaaaattaaatggttAGACATGTTATTGGATTTAAAATGGCCACTGGGTCTCATCCGGCTAATGAAATTATTCTCAGGTGCAAGAACGGCCCACAGGCCATTGGAAAGCCCACATGAACCGGGTTGCTGAGCTCGCGTTCACGGAATTCCGAAAATTCTGTGTTCCcaagcaaattaaaatttcactCCGAAGAAAAGCTGAATCTGAGAccggtgagagagagagagagagacatcTTCGATCTGTAGGTCCATAGTAATCATTTACAGATACGCATAAACATAAACATCTACTGTATATACAGTGAGATTCCGGGAAGGAAATGATGGTGGAAAATGCTGCGAGCCTGCGCGGATGGGCGATGTGGGCACTGCCATTCATGGCGTTGTGTGTGTGGTTAGAGAAGGGCGAGGCCATATGGTTAAATCTGCCTGGGAGCGGCACCAAATGCGTCTCGGAGGAAATCCACAACAACGTCGTCGTTTTGGCCGACTACGTCGTCATTTCCGACGATCACGTCCACCCTACTCCCACCATCTCCGTCAAGGTTAGGGCTTTTTTTCAGGAATTTTTTGTGCATATTTCTCGTGCAGCATATATgcatttgttgttgttgttgttgttgttgtggtaTAATTTGGATTGGACATGATTTGATTCTTTGTAGAAGCTCAGTTTTAGTTTGATGTGAGCTTCAGGAGAAAATTTGCTGTGATTTATTTCGCAAATAGCTTCATGATTTTCCCTGTTCTACTTCGACATTTTTCTTTGCTTCGTAGTAATTTTGCACGGATGGGCTATATGATTATATCAAAAGATTTGATCTAAGAACAAGAGACAGAAAATAGTAATATGGTTTGTAGTAGGATGGCTGGAACTCGAATTTATCAAATTATCAGTATCATGTATATGAGTGATGAGGGAAACCTGCAGCTACTACTTAGTCTGTGCACTGCATAAACACACCTTGTGACTCTAGCtaaaccagcttaggttgcCTATGGGTGAACGGCTCAAACCAACTCCCCTCGGCAGTCGAACTTAtaactttgtggttaccaagtcactTGATTGGGATTGCCCCCATCAGTATCATGTTTCATTAGCATTATCTTTGCAACTTCAATTAcagaaatggagaagaaaaagactatTTCTCTTATGTTGGAAAAGGAAGACTTTATTGTAGTTGtgtttagttttagttttttctAAGTTTTAGAGTTTACTACTCATTTACCTTGGGTGAGaactaaaattttgtttttgcctCAAATTTGAATAGTGTAAGATTAAAAGCTTTAGGGTTGCAGGTTGAGTACTCAAATGAGTGTTATGCCAAAACTCAGAAGAGACTGGATACATTCTTGATTTACCGTGCATTCACATGTCAAACAATACTTGACGTGTGAATGTTTCATGGGATATAGGTATCACGTGGtctctattttaaaaaaatgtgtacATTATCAAACAGTTGATGTACCACAGAGAACTAGAATACTAGCTTTGTTTGAAGCAAGACCAACTGATGGTACCATAGATATGGGATACTACATGACAAAGCCATTCGGTCCACTTGCCCTTgccagaaaaagaaaaggaaaagtttAGAAAGGTTGGGGTTGCGGTTGGGTATAGGGGTTATAAATTATGAAATGAATGATTCTGAACCAATTCTTTACTGGTACTCAAAATGGAAGGCTATTCACTATTGCAGTTATTGAGACTCAAGAACCATAGGTGGAGATATATTTGCTTTAGgagacatttaaaaaaaaaaatctttggaGTTAAACCATTCCTTATAATTGGAACATTTTAGTGATATTTGATGGAAAATGGATGCTGAGCTGCATTCTTTATGACGAATAAGATGATGCACTTCTTTCTTGGTCGAGaatgttgtaaaaattgtaCCCTTccctttttgcctttttttttttaaaaaaaaaaaaaatttattttcatcttttctttGGCTGTAGGTAACATCACCATATGGAAACACCCTTCATGCAAATGAGAATGTGACACATGGCCAGTTTGCATTCACAACTACTGAGGCCGGCAACTATCTAGCATGTTTCTGGGTTGATGGTCATAACCCTGGTGGTGGGGGTTTAAGTGTTAACCTCGATTGGAAAACTGGAATTGCTGCAAAAGACTGGGAATCAGTTGCGAGAAAGGAGAAAATAGAGGTAAGATCATTGAACTGGCTGATTTTACCTATAAAGTCTAAATATCGGCTTATAACTAATCTCTTCTCTCTTGGGGATTCACTGTGCAACCAAATTAACATCTTGATACATGAGGATTTGACCAGTGTTCACGTTTCTCTTTGCGTCCAACAGGGCATTGAACTTGAGTTGAGAAAGCTCGAAGGTGCAGTCGAGGCCATCCATGAAAATCTACTATACTTAAAGACCAGGTAATTGATTGTTTACTTCTTTAATTGCATCAAACATTCTCAACCCCCTAACATTTTTCTCTAGCTAAAACTTCTCTCGGTGTTCCTTTCAGAGAAGCAGAGATGCGGACAGTGAGCGAAACGACAAATTCTCGAGTGGCTTGGTTCAGTATCATGTCCTTGGGCGTCTGCATTGGGGTTTCGTTTCTGCAAATATTGCATTTGAAGCAATTTTTCCAAAAGAAGAAGCTGATTTAGTCTGGCTTTTGTTAATCGTGTTTGTTAGGACTCTTTTCTTCTTTCGATTTTGGCACTTTCCTCGGAGGATTAAAATTTTGATCTAACAGAAGCTTTGTTCAGCTTCTTCTGTATGTGATAATGAAGCACGTAAAGATTGAGTTTGCAAATATCGTATAAAAGTTCATCTGAGTTTGTTGCAGTTGCTCTTCATGAGATGAAACTTCATTGCCATCTTTCTTCCCTCATTAGTGATGATACCAGAGTGCTAGTCTGCTCAGCATTTAGTGCTGTGTTCACTGTGGCAACCTTATTTGAAAACTCGTCCTCATAGTACTTGGTACAATTAGGTAAATTCCTCATCGTATTCATATATGTGTGATGCCAAGCATCTTGTGCTTAGATGGTATTTTTGTGGCTTTTCTTGAGTGAAGGTTATAgggttaaatttgaaagtcgGGTATTGACTTTTTGAGCTGCAATTGATAGAGAAATTATACagaatatatattatcttgtaatagagtcaatagtactaaaaaaaatgtaatgattttttaaattgaaatatcATTGATCCTATAATTTATTAGGTGACTTGGTTATGGAATATGATGCCTACTCCTACTCATC
It includes:
- the LOC116031786 gene encoding transmembrane emp24 domain-containing protein p24delta3-like produces the protein MMVENAASLRGWAMWALPFMALCVWLEKGEAIWLNLPGSGTKCVSEEIHNNVVVLADYVVISDDHVHPTPTISVKVTSPYGNTLHANENVTHGQFAFTTTEAGNYLACFWVDGHNPGGGGLSVNLDWKTGIAAKDWESVARKEKIEGIELELRKLEGAVEAIHENLLYLKTREAEMRTVSETTNSRVAWFSIMSLGVCIGVSFLQILHLKQFFQKKKLI